A genomic stretch from Vulpes lagopus strain Blue_001 chromosome 11, ASM1834538v1, whole genome shotgun sequence includes:
- the SLC29A2 gene encoding equilibrative nucleoside transporter 2 isoform X3, with translation MARGDAPQDSYHLVGISFFILGLGTLLPWNFFITAIPYFQGRLAGANTTTGALDTNHTGLADTFNFNNWVTLLSQLPLLLFTLLNSLLYQCIPEMVRILGSLLVILLLFALTAALVKVDMSPGPFFSITMASVWFINSFCAVLQGSLFGQLGTMPSTYSTLFLSGQGLAGIFAALAMLMSMASGVDAQTSALGYFITPCVGIFVSIVCYLSLPHLEFARYYLAKKPSQAQGQELETKAELLQSDEKNGIPNSPQKVALTLDLDAEKDPELEPEEPQKPEKPSVFIVFQKIWLTALCLVLVFTVTLSVFPAITAMVTSSTSPGKWSRFFNPICCFLLFNIMDWVGRSLTSYFLWMRTAGYCRCLSACVSCSCRSSCCATCPRGPGCPSSSHRMPTSSLSCCFSLFPTAT, from the exons CTACCACCTGGTCGGGATCAGCTTCTTTATCCTGGGCCTGGGCACTCTCCTTCCCTGGAACTTCTTCATTACGGCCATCCCG TACTTTCAGGGGCGGCTGGCAGGGGCCAATACCACCACCGGGGCCCTGGACACCAACCACACAGGCCTCGCAGACACCTTCAACTTCAACAACTGGGTGACACTACTGTCCCAGCTGCCTCTGCTGCTCTTCACACTCCTCAACTCCTTACTGTACCAGTG CATCCCTGAGATGGTGCGGATTCTGGGCAGCCTGCTGGTCATCCTGCTGCTCTTTGCCCTGACGGCGGCGTTGGTCAAGGTGGATATGAGCCCTGGGCCTTTCTTCTCCATCACCATGGCCTCTGTCTGGTTCATCAACT CCTTCTGTGCAGTTCTGCAGGGCAGTCTCTTCGGGCAGCTGGGCACCATGCCTTCCACCTACAGCACCCTCTTCCTCAGTGGCCAGGGCCTGGCTGGGATCTTCGCTGCTCTTGCCATGCTCATGTCCATGGCCA GTGGCGTGGATGCCCAGACCTCCGCCCTGGGGTACTTCATCACACCCTGCGTGGGCATCTTCGTGTCCATCGTGTGTTACCTGAGCCTGCCCCACCTG GAGTTTGCCCGCTACTACCTAGCCAAGAAACCATCGCAGGCACAAGGTCAGGAGCTGGAGACCAAAGCTGAGCTCCTCCAGTCTG aTGAGAAGAATGGTATTCCCAACAGCCCCCAGAAGGTAGCCCTGACTCTGGATCTTGATGCTGAGAAGGACCCAGAGCTGGAGCCAGAGGAGCCCCAGAAGCCAGAAAAACCTTCAGTTTTCATTGTCTTCCAAAAG ATCTGGCTGACGGCGCTGTGCCTCGTGCTGGTCTTCACAGTCACTCTGTCCGTGTTTCCTGCAATCACGGCCATGGTGACCAGCTCCACCAGTCCTGGGAAGTGGA GTCGGTTCTTCAACCCCATCTGCTGCTTCCTTCTCTTCAACATCATGGACTGGGTGGGACGGAGCCTGACCTCCTACTTCCTGTGG ATGAGGACAGCCGGCTATTGCCGCTGCTTGTCTGCCTGCGTGTCCTGTTCGTGCCGCTCTTCATGCTGTGCCACGTGCCCGAGAGGTCCCGGCTGCCCATCCTCTTCCCACAGGATGCCTACTTCATCACTTTCATGCTGCTTTTCGCTGTTTCCAACGGCTACCTGA
- the SLC29A2 gene encoding equilibrative nucleoside transporter 2 isoform X1 has translation MARGDAPQDSYHLVGISFFILGLGTLLPWNFFITAIPYFQGRLAGANTTTGALDTNHTGLADTFNFNNWVTLLSQLPLLLFTLLNSLLYQCIPEMVRILGSLLVILLLFALTAALVKVDMSPGPFFSITMASVWFINSFCAVLQGSLFGQLGTMPSTYSTLFLSGQGLAGIFAALAMLMSMASGVDAQTSALGYFITPCVGIFVSIVCYLSLPHLEFARYYLAKKPSQAQGQELETKAELLQSDEKNGIPNSPQKVALTLDLDAEKDPELEPEEPQKPEKPSVFIVFQKIWLTALCLVLVFTVTLSVFPAITAMVTSSTSPGKWSRFFNPICCFLLFNIMDWVGRSLTSYFLWPDEDSRLLPLLVCLRVLFVPLFMLCHVPERSRLPILFPQDAYFITFMLLFAVSNGYLMSLTMCLAPRQVLPHEREVAGTLMTFFLALGLSCGAAFSFLFKALL, from the exons CTACCACCTGGTCGGGATCAGCTTCTTTATCCTGGGCCTGGGCACTCTCCTTCCCTGGAACTTCTTCATTACGGCCATCCCG TACTTTCAGGGGCGGCTGGCAGGGGCCAATACCACCACCGGGGCCCTGGACACCAACCACACAGGCCTCGCAGACACCTTCAACTTCAACAACTGGGTGACACTACTGTCCCAGCTGCCTCTGCTGCTCTTCACACTCCTCAACTCCTTACTGTACCAGTG CATCCCTGAGATGGTGCGGATTCTGGGCAGCCTGCTGGTCATCCTGCTGCTCTTTGCCCTGACGGCGGCGTTGGTCAAGGTGGATATGAGCCCTGGGCCTTTCTTCTCCATCACCATGGCCTCTGTCTGGTTCATCAACT CCTTCTGTGCAGTTCTGCAGGGCAGTCTCTTCGGGCAGCTGGGCACCATGCCTTCCACCTACAGCACCCTCTTCCTCAGTGGCCAGGGCCTGGCTGGGATCTTCGCTGCTCTTGCCATGCTCATGTCCATGGCCA GTGGCGTGGATGCCCAGACCTCCGCCCTGGGGTACTTCATCACACCCTGCGTGGGCATCTTCGTGTCCATCGTGTGTTACCTGAGCCTGCCCCACCTG GAGTTTGCCCGCTACTACCTAGCCAAGAAACCATCGCAGGCACAAGGTCAGGAGCTGGAGACCAAAGCTGAGCTCCTCCAGTCTG aTGAGAAGAATGGTATTCCCAACAGCCCCCAGAAGGTAGCCCTGACTCTGGATCTTGATGCTGAGAAGGACCCAGAGCTGGAGCCAGAGGAGCCCCAGAAGCCAGAAAAACCTTCAGTTTTCATTGTCTTCCAAAAG ATCTGGCTGACGGCGCTGTGCCTCGTGCTGGTCTTCACAGTCACTCTGTCCGTGTTTCCTGCAATCACGGCCATGGTGACCAGCTCCACCAGTCCTGGGAAGTGGA GTCGGTTCTTCAACCCCATCTGCTGCTTCCTTCTCTTCAACATCATGGACTGGGTGGGACGGAGCCTGACCTCCTACTTCCTGTGG CCAGATGAGGACAGCCGGCTATTGCCGCTGCTTGTCTGCCTGCGTGTCCTGTTCGTGCCGCTCTTCATGCTGTGCCACGTGCCCGAGAGGTCCCGGCTGCCCATCCTCTTCCCACAGGATGCCTACTTCATCACTTTCATGCTGCTTTTCGCTGTTTCCAACGGCTACCTGATGTCCCTTACCATGTGCCTGGCGCCCAG GCAAGTGCTGCCACATGAGAGGGAGGTGGCTGGCACCCTCATGACCTTCTTCTTGGCCCTGGGGCTCTCCTGTGGAGctgctttctccttcctcttcaagGCGCTGCTCTGA
- the SLC29A2 gene encoding equilibrative nucleoside transporter 2 isoform X2: protein MARGDAPQDSYHLVGISFFILGLGTLLPWNFFITAIPYFQGRLAGANTTTGALDTNHTGLADTFNFNNWVTLLSQLPLLLFTLLNSLLYQCIPEMVRILGSLLVILLLFALTAALVKVDMSPGPFFSITMASVWFINSFCAVLQGSLFGQLGTMPSTYSTLFLSGQGLAGIFAALAMLMSMASGVDAQTSALGYFITPCVGIFVSIVCYLSLPHLEFARYYLAKKPSQAQGQELETKAELLQSDEKNGIPNSPQKVALTLDLDAEKDPELEPEEPQKPEKPSVFIVFQKIWLTALCLVLVFTVTLSVFPAITAMVTSSTSPGKWSRFFNPICCFLLFNIMDWVGRSLTSYFLWDAYFITFMLLFAVSNGYLMSLTMCLAPRQVLPHEREVAGTLMTFFLALGLSCGAAFSFLFKALL, encoded by the exons CTACCACCTGGTCGGGATCAGCTTCTTTATCCTGGGCCTGGGCACTCTCCTTCCCTGGAACTTCTTCATTACGGCCATCCCG TACTTTCAGGGGCGGCTGGCAGGGGCCAATACCACCACCGGGGCCCTGGACACCAACCACACAGGCCTCGCAGACACCTTCAACTTCAACAACTGGGTGACACTACTGTCCCAGCTGCCTCTGCTGCTCTTCACACTCCTCAACTCCTTACTGTACCAGTG CATCCCTGAGATGGTGCGGATTCTGGGCAGCCTGCTGGTCATCCTGCTGCTCTTTGCCCTGACGGCGGCGTTGGTCAAGGTGGATATGAGCCCTGGGCCTTTCTTCTCCATCACCATGGCCTCTGTCTGGTTCATCAACT CCTTCTGTGCAGTTCTGCAGGGCAGTCTCTTCGGGCAGCTGGGCACCATGCCTTCCACCTACAGCACCCTCTTCCTCAGTGGCCAGGGCCTGGCTGGGATCTTCGCTGCTCTTGCCATGCTCATGTCCATGGCCA GTGGCGTGGATGCCCAGACCTCCGCCCTGGGGTACTTCATCACACCCTGCGTGGGCATCTTCGTGTCCATCGTGTGTTACCTGAGCCTGCCCCACCTG GAGTTTGCCCGCTACTACCTAGCCAAGAAACCATCGCAGGCACAAGGTCAGGAGCTGGAGACCAAAGCTGAGCTCCTCCAGTCTG aTGAGAAGAATGGTATTCCCAACAGCCCCCAGAAGGTAGCCCTGACTCTGGATCTTGATGCTGAGAAGGACCCAGAGCTGGAGCCAGAGGAGCCCCAGAAGCCAGAAAAACCTTCAGTTTTCATTGTCTTCCAAAAG ATCTGGCTGACGGCGCTGTGCCTCGTGCTGGTCTTCACAGTCACTCTGTCCGTGTTTCCTGCAATCACGGCCATGGTGACCAGCTCCACCAGTCCTGGGAAGTGGA GTCGGTTCTTCAACCCCATCTGCTGCTTCCTTCTCTTCAACATCATGGACTGGGTGGGACGGAGCCTGACCTCCTACTTCCTGTGG GATGCCTACTTCATCACTTTCATGCTGCTTTTCGCTGTTTCCAACGGCTACCTGATGTCCCTTACCATGTGCCTGGCGCCCAG GCAAGTGCTGCCACATGAGAGGGAGGTGGCTGGCACCCTCATGACCTTCTTCTTGGCCCTGGGGCTCTCCTGTGGAGctgctttctccttcctcttcaagGCGCTGCTCTGA
- the SLC29A2 gene encoding equilibrative nucleoside transporter 2 isoform X4 encodes MPTLLLLVSSIPEMVRILGSLLVILLLFALTAALVKVDMSPGPFFSITMASVWFINSFCAVLQGSLFGQLGTMPSTYSTLFLSGQGLAGIFAALAMLMSMASGVDAQTSALGYFITPCVGIFVSIVCYLSLPHLEFARYYLAKKPSQAQGQELETKAELLQSDEKNGIPNSPQKVALTLDLDAEKDPELEPEEPQKPEKPSVFIVFQKIWLTALCLVLVFTVTLSVFPAITAMVTSSTSPGKWSRFFNPICCFLLFNIMDWVGRSLTSYFLWPDEDSRLLPLLVCLRVLFVPLFMLCHVPERSRLPILFPQDAYFITFMLLFAVSNGYLMSLTMCLAPRQVLPHEREVAGTLMTFFLALGLSCGAAFSFLFKALL; translated from the exons ATGCCCACTCTGCTCCTACTTGTGAGCAGCATCCCTGAGATGGTGCGGATTCTGGGCAGCCTGCTGGTCATCCTGCTGCTCTTTGCCCTGACGGCGGCGTTGGTCAAGGTGGATATGAGCCCTGGGCCTTTCTTCTCCATCACCATGGCCTCTGTCTGGTTCATCAACT CCTTCTGTGCAGTTCTGCAGGGCAGTCTCTTCGGGCAGCTGGGCACCATGCCTTCCACCTACAGCACCCTCTTCCTCAGTGGCCAGGGCCTGGCTGGGATCTTCGCTGCTCTTGCCATGCTCATGTCCATGGCCA GTGGCGTGGATGCCCAGACCTCCGCCCTGGGGTACTTCATCACACCCTGCGTGGGCATCTTCGTGTCCATCGTGTGTTACCTGAGCCTGCCCCACCTG GAGTTTGCCCGCTACTACCTAGCCAAGAAACCATCGCAGGCACAAGGTCAGGAGCTGGAGACCAAAGCTGAGCTCCTCCAGTCTG aTGAGAAGAATGGTATTCCCAACAGCCCCCAGAAGGTAGCCCTGACTCTGGATCTTGATGCTGAGAAGGACCCAGAGCTGGAGCCAGAGGAGCCCCAGAAGCCAGAAAAACCTTCAGTTTTCATTGTCTTCCAAAAG ATCTGGCTGACGGCGCTGTGCCTCGTGCTGGTCTTCACAGTCACTCTGTCCGTGTTTCCTGCAATCACGGCCATGGTGACCAGCTCCACCAGTCCTGGGAAGTGGA GTCGGTTCTTCAACCCCATCTGCTGCTTCCTTCTCTTCAACATCATGGACTGGGTGGGACGGAGCCTGACCTCCTACTTCCTGTGG CCAGATGAGGACAGCCGGCTATTGCCGCTGCTTGTCTGCCTGCGTGTCCTGTTCGTGCCGCTCTTCATGCTGTGCCACGTGCCCGAGAGGTCCCGGCTGCCCATCCTCTTCCCACAGGATGCCTACTTCATCACTTTCATGCTGCTTTTCGCTGTTTCCAACGGCTACCTGATGTCCCTTACCATGTGCCTGGCGCCCAG GCAAGTGCTGCCACATGAGAGGGAGGTGGCTGGCACCCTCATGACCTTCTTCTTGGCCCTGGGGCTCTCCTGTGGAGctgctttctccttcctcttcaagGCGCTGCTCTGA